Proteins encoded in a region of the Marinobacter arenosus genome:
- a CDS encoding peptidylprolyl isomerase: MPNSVKPSRSVIPALILSVVALFPLQTLAQSATQDNVEPLPKVKIVTNKGPLTLQLRPDVAPETVENFLEYARTGFYDNTVFHRVIPGFMIQGGGFTADLTRKPTRDPIANEASPTLKNLRGTIAMARTSAPDSATSQFFINLVDNGFLDAGVRGAGYAVFGKVTEGMGVVDAIGGVETGYSKGMADVPAEPVVIESISILE; encoded by the coding sequence ATGCCAAATTCCGTAAAACCGTCCCGATCTGTGATCCCTGCCCTGATTCTGTCTGTCGTTGCGCTGTTTCCACTTCAGACCCTTGCCCAAAGCGCCACGCAGGACAACGTCGAACCGCTCCCCAAAGTGAAGATCGTCACCAACAAAGGTCCGCTCACTCTGCAATTGCGCCCGGACGTCGCGCCAGAAACGGTAGAGAACTTTCTGGAATATGCCCGAACCGGCTTCTACGACAACACGGTCTTTCATCGCGTCATTCCCGGCTTCATGATCCAGGGCGGGGGGTTTACCGCTGACCTTACCCGGAAACCCACTCGCGACCCCATTGCGAATGAGGCCAGCCCAACCCTCAAGAACCTCCGGGGTACCATTGCCATGGCCCGGACCAGCGCACCCGATAGCGCGACGTCCCAGTTTTTCATCAACCTGGTCGATAATGGCTTTTTGGACGCCGGGGTGCGGGGTGCCGGTTACGCCGTATTCGGCAAGGTAACCGAAGGCATGGGGGTCGTTGATGCAATCGGTGGCGTCGAAACCGGTTACTCAAAAGGCATGGCGGACGTACCGGCCGAGCCTGTGGTCATCGAAAGCATCTCAATCCTGGAGTAA
- the ligA gene encoding NAD-dependent DNA ligase LigA has protein sequence MSKATPEIVQRVEELRSLIEDHNYQYYVLDDPRIPDAEYDRLFRELQSLEADYPELASDDSPTRRVGSSAETSFDEVVHRIPMLSLDNAFSEEELRDFDRRVRERLSTDEDVDYVCEPKLDGLAVSLHYEHGALRTAATRGDGYAGEDITSNIRTIPSVPLKLRGEDIPELVEVRGEVYMPKAGFEQLNKRLAERGEKTFVNPRNAAAGSLRQKKSTITAKRPLEMCAYSVAVTDETLLPDNHWAGLQQVKNWGFRINPEMRMATGVEQCLAAYRELMDKRDSLPYEIDGIVFKVNSLEQQNRLGFVSRAPRWAIAHKFPAQEELTVIEDVEFQVGRTGAVTPVARLKPVFVGGVTVSNATLHNMDEIRRLDARIGDTVFIRRAGDVIPQVVKVVVEKRPADAREVELPKHCPVCHSDVIQIDGEAVARCSGGLYCPAQRKEAIRHYASRKALDIEGLGDKWIDILVGHELVETVADLYRLKKQDLIGLERMGDKSASNLIAAIDGARKPVLWRFLYALGIREVGEATAKSLASHFGSLEAIADADEGALQQVADVGPIVAGHIRSFFDQPHNQETLAALKDAGVEWQQEAITEGEKPLQGQTWVLTGTLSEMTRDEAREKLERLGAKVAGSVSKKTACVVAGEAAGSKLAKAEQLGIPVLDEQGLQALLKEHGTGS, from the coding sequence ATGAGCAAAGCCACGCCCGAGATTGTTCAGCGTGTCGAAGAACTCCGGTCTTTGATTGAGGATCACAACTACCAGTATTACGTGCTGGATGATCCTCGAATACCGGACGCAGAATACGACCGGCTGTTTCGGGAACTTCAGAGCCTGGAAGCCGATTACCCGGAACTGGCCTCGGACGACTCGCCAACCCGGCGGGTCGGAAGCAGTGCCGAAACCAGTTTCGACGAGGTGGTTCACCGCATTCCGATGCTGTCCCTCGATAACGCGTTCAGTGAAGAGGAGTTGCGGGACTTCGACAGGCGAGTTCGAGAACGCCTGTCTACGGACGAAGATGTCGATTATGTCTGTGAACCGAAACTGGACGGGCTGGCGGTCAGTCTGCATTACGAGCACGGCGCTCTGCGCACGGCAGCTACTCGCGGTGACGGCTATGCAGGGGAGGACATTACCTCGAATATCCGGACCATTCCTTCCGTACCGCTCAAGCTCAGGGGGGAGGATATTCCCGAGCTGGTGGAGGTGCGCGGTGAGGTCTACATGCCCAAGGCCGGTTTTGAACAGCTGAATAAGCGGCTGGCTGAACGGGGCGAGAAAACCTTTGTGAATCCTCGAAATGCCGCTGCCGGTAGTCTGCGCCAGAAGAAATCCACGATCACGGCCAAGCGTCCACTGGAAATGTGTGCCTACAGTGTGGCCGTGACCGATGAGACACTGCTTCCGGACAATCACTGGGCGGGCCTTCAACAAGTGAAGAACTGGGGGTTTCGCATCAACCCGGAAATGCGCATGGCCACTGGCGTCGAGCAGTGCCTGGCCGCCTACCGGGAGTTGATGGATAAGCGGGACTCTCTGCCTTACGAAATCGACGGCATTGTCTTCAAGGTCAACAGTCTGGAGCAGCAGAATCGGCTGGGATTCGTGTCCCGGGCGCCCCGCTGGGCGATCGCCCACAAGTTTCCAGCCCAGGAAGAGCTGACGGTGATCGAGGATGTGGAGTTTCAGGTCGGTCGCACCGGGGCGGTCACGCCGGTGGCACGCCTGAAGCCGGTTTTCGTGGGTGGGGTCACCGTGAGCAACGCCACGCTCCACAATATGGATGAAATCCGCCGACTGGATGCCCGAATCGGCGATACCGTGTTCATCCGTCGTGCCGGGGATGTCATCCCCCAGGTGGTCAAGGTGGTCGTGGAGAAAAGACCGGCAGATGCCCGCGAAGTCGAGTTACCGAAACATTGTCCGGTCTGTCATTCCGATGTGATCCAGATAGACGGTGAAGCGGTCGCCCGGTGCTCCGGCGGCCTCTACTGCCCGGCGCAGCGAAAGGAGGCCATTCGGCATTATGCGTCGAGGAAAGCGCTGGACATCGAAGGTCTCGGCGACAAGTGGATCGATATTCTGGTGGGTCACGAGCTGGTGGAGACGGTCGCGGACCTGTATCGATTAAAAAAGCAGGATCTGATTGGTCTGGAGCGGATGGGTGACAAGTCCGCGAGTAACCTGATTGCTGCCATTGATGGAGCCCGCAAGCCAGTACTCTGGCGTTTTCTCTATGCGCTCGGCATAAGGGAGGTCGGTGAGGCGACGGCAAAATCCCTGGCTTCCCATTTTGGCAGTCTCGAGGCCATCGCCGACGCGGACGAAGGTGCACTGCAGCAAGTGGCTGATGTCGGGCCCATTGTCGCTGGCCACATTCGCAGCTTCTTCGATCAGCCTCATAACCAGGAAACGCTGGCCGCGCTGAAGGACGCGGGGGTGGAATGGCAGCAGGAAGCAATAACGGAAGGGGAAAAACCGCTCCAGGGGCAGACCTGGGTGCTGACCGGAACCCTGTCAGAGATGACCCGGGACGAGGCCAGGGAAAAGCTGGAGCGTCTCGGTGCCAAGGTGGCTGGCAGCGTGTCCAAAAAAACCGCCTGCGTCGTTGCTGGTGAGGCGGCGGGGTCCAAGCTTGCAAAGGCCGAACAGCTTGGGATTCCGGTTCTGGATGAACAGGGATTGCAGGCCCTTCTGAAGGAACACGGCACCGGCTCCTGA
- the zipA gene encoding cell division protein ZipA, whose protein sequence is MSLREWLIAIGTLVIIGIVIDGIRRVRRARKESMAISSGMGADKLEDSPLDDHYNPELPNGGARTISRDTLEERGYVKRERSDRFGTPKPKPTRPVTATNSAPKQPETPVEQEPQPEEPSWESGFSAHDDSYPDPEPDSGWTASETDLDADDGIVGEPRTVSRHKNPAPAAVPEVHDEPVEAPVPPTITTEVEEDTARRDPVDRKTGQPLAGANRPEAREVVVINVLARSGEDFSGVALKKLFEACGLEYGDMDIYHRHEAADTTSPVQFSVANAVEPGTFKPADMPRLTTPGISFFMSLPGPTNGLQAFEFMLETAQCVVRNLGGELKDERRSVMTPQTIEHCRQRIREFDRKQRSQRV, encoded by the coding sequence ATGTCACTTAGGGAATGGTTAATCGCCATCGGTACCCTCGTTATCATTGGGATTGTCATTGACGGCATTCGCCGTGTGCGTCGTGCCCGCAAGGAATCGATGGCTATCTCTTCCGGAATGGGGGCGGATAAGCTTGAGGATTCGCCGCTAGACGACCATTACAACCCGGAGCTGCCCAACGGCGGAGCCAGGACCATCTCCCGTGACACCCTGGAAGAGCGTGGCTATGTGAAGCGTGAGAGGTCAGACCGTTTCGGCACTCCCAAACCCAAGCCGACACGCCCGGTCACCGCAACGAACAGCGCTCCAAAGCAGCCGGAAACACCAGTCGAGCAAGAACCACAGCCCGAGGAGCCTTCCTGGGAATCAGGCTTTTCCGCCCACGATGACTCGTATCCGGATCCGGAGCCGGACTCTGGCTGGACCGCGTCCGAAACCGATCTGGATGCCGATGACGGCATTGTTGGAGAACCTCGAACCGTTTCACGTCATAAGAATCCGGCACCCGCTGCGGTCCCCGAGGTTCATGACGAGCCGGTCGAGGCACCCGTGCCGCCTACCATCACCACAGAGGTTGAGGAAGATACCGCTCGTCGGGATCCGGTCGACCGAAAGACCGGGCAGCCGCTTGCCGGCGCCAACCGTCCGGAAGCCCGGGAAGTGGTGGTGATCAATGTGCTTGCCCGCAGTGGTGAGGATTTCAGCGGTGTCGCCCTGAAAAAGCTTTTTGAAGCCTGTGGCCTCGAGTATGGCGATATGGACATCTACCATCGGCATGAAGCGGCTGATACCACCAGTCCTGTCCAGTTCAGTGTTGCCAACGCGGTTGAGCCGGGAACATTCAAACCGGCCGACATGCCCCGTTTAACCACCCCGGGCATCAGCTTTTTCATGAGTCTGCCGGGCCCGACGAACGGGTTGCAGGCCTTTGAGTTCATGCTGGAGACCGCCCAATGCGTGGTCAGAAACCTTGGTGGGGAACTCAAAGATGAGCGTCGCAGTGTGATGACCCCGCAAACGATTGAACATTGCCGTCAACGCATCCGGGAATTTGACCGCAAGCAGCGGTCGCAACGGGTCTGA
- a CDS encoding CBS domain-containing protein: MSIFVSEPGRPVGTRLPEAFRSRRVGDVTELKDSPPISPSHSEVTDAEFQQAANSGRHRALEEYGAAAGEPKAQRTYLPVSAICSPALYSLPAASTISDALTSMDEHGVHHLVITAEDNIAGLVDLRWLLGWLHSNPADGLNQSMVYVELPAFLTASPETDAHQLARLMLAHQLSAALVVDASGKPCGIVTSTDYLRLYASTGRHEGSV; the protein is encoded by the coding sequence ATGTCAATCTTCGTCAGTGAACCCGGGCGCCCGGTGGGGACCCGATTACCGGAGGCGTTCAGGAGCCGCCGGGTGGGCGACGTCACTGAGCTGAAGGACAGCCCTCCTATCAGCCCGAGCCACAGCGAAGTAACGGATGCGGAGTTCCAACAGGCCGCCAATTCCGGCCGTCATCGAGCTCTGGAGGAATACGGCGCAGCCGCCGGTGAGCCGAAAGCGCAGAGAACCTACCTTCCGGTGTCCGCCATCTGCTCGCCCGCCCTGTACTCTTTGCCAGCGGCCTCAACCATATCAGATGCCCTGACCAGCATGGATGAACATGGCGTGCATCATCTGGTGATCACCGCTGAAGACAACATAGCGGGCCTGGTGGATTTGCGGTGGCTACTGGGCTGGCTGCACTCAAATCCGGCGGATGGATTGAACCAGAGTATGGTCTATGTGGAGTTACCGGCATTTCTGACGGCATCGCCCGAAACCGACGCTCACCAGCTGGCTCGGCTGATGCTTGCTCACCAGCTCAGCGCGGCGCTCGTCGTGGATGCCAGTGGCAAGCCCTGCGGGATTGTCACCAGCACCGATTACCTTCGACTCTACGCCAGTACCGGTCGCCACGAAGGCAGTGTCTAA
- a CDS encoding GntR family transcriptional regulator, with translation MRFQAPESLSEQIAQHLGQRIITRDLSPGERIQELKVAGELNVSRGSVREALLILERRHLIEIFPRRGAVVSKLTPDSVNSLYDIYIDLLCMLGRKVLERWTGAELGGVMGQVKELQAVIDALNSTGADAAEKVIDAGFGVMRYAYGLVENPFLEETLENFRPAISRTYFVALENFRDEIEETATFFRQLAEAAVSDDATRLQAVIQAFGEHQRQQVLTILREEANA, from the coding sequence ATGAGGTTTCAGGCCCCGGAAAGTCTGTCCGAACAAATCGCCCAGCACCTTGGCCAGCGGATCATCACCCGGGATCTGTCGCCAGGTGAACGAATCCAGGAACTCAAGGTGGCCGGTGAGCTCAATGTCAGCCGCGGGTCTGTGCGTGAAGCCCTGCTCATTCTCGAACGGCGCCACCTGATCGAGATTTTCCCCCGGCGGGGGGCGGTGGTATCCAAGCTGACGCCGGACAGTGTCAATAGCCTCTATGACATCTACATTGACCTGCTGTGCATGCTGGGAAGAAAGGTTCTCGAGCGTTGGACAGGCGCCGAGCTTGGCGGCGTTATGGGGCAGGTCAAAGAACTCCAGGCGGTTATCGATGCTCTCAATTCCACTGGCGCCGACGCCGCAGAGAAGGTCATAGATGCCGGTTTCGGGGTGATGCGTTACGCCTACGGACTCGTTGAAAACCCGTTTCTGGAAGAGACACTGGAAAACTTCCGACCGGCAATCAGTCGAACTTACTTCGTCGCGCTGGAGAATTTTCGCGATGAAATCGAAGAAACCGCAACGTTCTTCAGGCAGCTTGCCGAGGCGGCGGTCAGCGACGATGCCACTCGGTTGCAAGCGGTGATCCAGGCGTTTGGGGAACATCAGCGCCAACAGGTTCTGACCATTCTCAGGGAGGAGGCAAACGCCTGA
- the mnmC gene encoding bifunctional tRNA (5-methylaminomethyl-2-thiouridine)(34)-methyltransferase MnmD/FAD-dependent 5-carboxymethylaminomethyl-2-thiouridine(34) oxidoreductase MnmC, with the protein MTSDLLPPAIEPAELIWRDGVPESATFGDVYFSRDNGLEETRYVFLAHNGLPDRFNTVPEGGCFVIAESGFGTGLNFLAAWHAWRETEPDHPATLHFISVERFPLTRDDLCTALESWPELSPLASQLVEHYPPLTRGVHRLLFDSGRVRLTLYFGDILDAWQALDFRADAWFLDGFAPSTNPEMWLDQAMTDIRAHSKPGTTLATFTSVGRIRRALASTGFQMEKVRGYGRKRDMLVGRLPTGEDAEEPATLGSVAIIGAGIAGCLLARNLAERGVNVTLVDSSPGAGSGASGNRQGATYVKLGVEFNDQTELALSALMFSQRCYGPYRESCWHPTGLLQLAWNEQEQDRQQRFLARNKYPTEILYPVDRERASQLTGVPTQTGGLWFPGSGWLEPSKLCTQLIQHPGIQTAFNVNVTKLDFSAGKWHLSSSTGTDIVAERVVVCAGHLSPDLLPFPGSFRFKSIRGQVSHLEESSVQAPKAVICGPRYLNPVHEGVAVTGATFDLRDDNPEPTQASNEQNLSELQTMLPDILTRQPGASAPTGATQGRVGFRCTTHDYQPVADQLCDGEGNSVAGMYLFTGLGSKGLSYAPLLAEYLADRLSDQPQCLSAQLKRRLESRRIHRAQGGESS; encoded by the coding sequence ATGACTTCCGATCTTCTCCCCCCGGCTATAGAGCCAGCAGAGCTGATTTGGCGGGACGGTGTCCCGGAATCGGCGACATTCGGTGATGTCTATTTCAGCCGCGATAACGGGCTGGAAGAAACCCGTTACGTTTTTCTGGCACACAATGGATTGCCGGACCGATTCAACACCGTGCCCGAGGGCGGATGCTTTGTCATTGCAGAATCCGGTTTCGGGACTGGCCTCAATTTTCTTGCGGCCTGGCACGCCTGGCGGGAGACAGAACCGGACCATCCCGCCACACTGCATTTCATTTCCGTGGAGCGCTTTCCGCTGACGCGGGACGATCTCTGCACAGCCCTTGAGTCTTGGCCGGAGCTCTCTCCCCTCGCCTCGCAACTTGTCGAACATTACCCTCCTCTGACCAGGGGCGTACACCGCTTGTTGTTCGACAGCGGACGGGTGCGACTGACGTTGTATTTTGGGGACATCCTTGATGCCTGGCAGGCGCTCGATTTTCGGGCGGACGCCTGGTTCCTCGATGGTTTTGCGCCCTCGACCAATCCGGAAATGTGGCTTGATCAGGCCATGACCGACATCCGGGCCCACAGCAAACCGGGAACGACGCTGGCAACGTTTACATCCGTTGGCAGGATTCGGAGGGCCTTGGCATCAACCGGATTTCAAATGGAAAAAGTCCGGGGATATGGCCGAAAACGAGACATGCTGGTGGGCAGACTACCGACCGGTGAGGACGCTGAAGAGCCCGCAACATTGGGCTCAGTTGCCATCATTGGTGCAGGCATCGCTGGCTGCTTGCTGGCGCGCAACCTGGCCGAGCGCGGTGTAAACGTGACGCTCGTGGACTCGTCCCCCGGGGCAGGTTCGGGCGCCTCCGGCAACCGGCAGGGAGCCACATACGTCAAGCTGGGTGTGGAATTCAACGACCAGACCGAACTGGCACTGTCAGCGCTGATGTTCAGCCAGCGGTGTTACGGGCCCTACCGGGAGTCTTGCTGGCATCCAACAGGCCTGCTTCAGCTTGCATGGAACGAACAGGAACAGGATCGCCAACAACGGTTTCTGGCACGGAACAAATACCCGACGGAGATTCTCTACCCCGTGGATCGGGAGCGCGCCAGCCAGTTGACGGGCGTACCGACGCAGACCGGGGGACTCTGGTTTCCCGGGAGCGGCTGGCTTGAGCCCTCAAAGCTGTGCACACAACTGATTCAGCATCCCGGCATCCAAACGGCGTTCAACGTCAATGTAACTAAACTGGACTTCTCCGCAGGGAAATGGCATCTCTCCTCATCCACCGGCACCGACATTGTCGCGGAGCGGGTTGTGGTGTGTGCGGGCCACCTGTCCCCGGACCTGCTTCCGTTTCCGGGCAGCTTTCGTTTCAAAAGCATCCGGGGTCAGGTCAGTCATCTGGAGGAAAGCAGCGTACAGGCCCCGAAGGCTGTCATCTGCGGCCCACGGTACCTGAATCCTGTCCATGAGGGGGTTGCCGTCACTGGCGCAACCTTTGATCTCAGGGACGATAATCCCGAACCCACACAGGCGAGCAACGAGCAGAACCTGTCAGAACTGCAGACCATGCTGCCGGACATCCTGACCCGCCAGCCCGGTGCCTCCGCTCCAACCGGGGCAACTCAGGGAAGGGTCGGATTCCGATGTACCACGCACGATTATCAGCCTGTCGCTGATCAGTTATGCGATGGTGAGGGCAACAGTGTGGCTGGGATGTACCTGTTTACCGGTCTGGGGAGCAAAGGTCTGAGCTATGCGCCATTGCTGGCCGAATACCTCGCAGACCGGCTTTCCGATCAACCCCAATGCCTCTCCGCGCAGCTCAAGCGCCGGCTGGAAAGCCGCCGCATTCACCGCGCCCAAGGGGGCGAATCAAGTTGA
- the smc gene encoding chromosome segregation protein SMC, which produces MRLKSIKLSGFKSFVDPTTVPFPSNMTAVVGPNGCGKSNIIDAVRWVMGESSAKYLRGESMTDVIFNGSSARKPVGQASIELVFDNSDGSAPGEFVRFNEISVRRRVSREGQSEYFLNGSKCRRRDITDLFLGTGLGPRSYAIIEQGMISRLIEAKPEELRIYIEEAAGISKYKERRRETENRIRRTQENLERLTDLRDELGRQLQHLERQAAAAEKYKAYKHEERQKKAELTVLRWQSLDNDLQTWRAKIRDTELELEKLLTERVNLETSLESLRENHLDRTEHFNKAQARYYEAGADIARIEQSLEHQRERSRQTAAELDQAMANQRELARELEQDEDKLTGIQEELDMMEPEQEALALRSEESGEKLQMAEDAMSEWQQKWEDFSSRSSDARRQAELSQSRIRSLEEAIEQLRGRYRKLEDEQALLDGQMDRAELEELQEQKETLELQREEASERIASIQEDLYEARQDQREAEQAAGEERQRVQSLRAALESQQALLDEQLGGQDDALQGWLSEHGLTDAPRVASQLRIDNGWEFAVEQVIGRFTHGLSLPGIDHLAAAMSSAPKGLALVSAGSAEASASEPDGLADKVSGVPAVSALMAGIRTVETLSDALGMRSGLAERESVITPDGVWVSRDWVLMPDSDAGQVGVIERQKKVSELEAQLAQAEASLAQASDRLDGLQERVERAESARDEAQAKLSDADRELSGLSSKISGLRARAEQIDARLQRIREDLSDVSLNLESQEESLREAREEWQQALASTEDSDEEKERLLEQRDGLRENLDRLRHDARHDRDHAHQLQLQLQSLNSQRDGLKQTIERMQLQKERIEERLEILRESRESAEEPIEDLQMQLEGLLDRRLAEEEKLGAARDGLEEIDREVRDKEQGRSRIDHQIQDVRSKLEKLKMESQALEIRSGNHIEQLQELDVKLQEVLEHLPEGANEKDWADELEKIGNRIQRLGAINLAAIEEYQVQSERKTYLDSQNDDLMEALETLDNAIRKIDRETRQRFKETFDQVNGGLQALFPKVFGGGNAYLELTGEDLLETGVAIMARPPGKKNSTIHLLSGGEKALTAIALVFSIFQLNPAPFCMLDEVDAPLDDANVGRYANMVKEMSKQVQFIYITHNKIAMEMADQLMGVTMHEPGCSRLVSVDVEEAAALAEA; this is translated from the coding sequence ATGCGCCTGAAGTCCATCAAGCTGTCCGGTTTCAAGTCCTTCGTTGATCCAACAACGGTGCCGTTCCCATCCAACATGACCGCAGTCGTTGGCCCCAACGGTTGTGGCAAATCCAATATTATCGATGCCGTTCGCTGGGTGATGGGCGAGAGTTCCGCCAAATACCTGCGGGGCGAGTCCATGACCGACGTCATTTTCAACGGGTCCAGTGCCCGAAAGCCGGTTGGCCAGGCGTCGATTGAACTGGTCTTCGACAACAGCGACGGGTCGGCGCCGGGAGAATTTGTCCGTTTCAACGAAATCTCGGTGCGTCGGAGGGTTTCCCGGGAAGGGCAGTCGGAGTATTTCCTCAACGGTTCCAAGTGCCGTCGCCGGGATATCACGGATCTTTTCCTTGGAACCGGTCTCGGACCTCGCAGCTACGCCATCATTGAGCAGGGCATGATCTCCAGGCTGATCGAGGCAAAGCCTGAGGAACTTCGCATCTACATTGAAGAAGCTGCGGGTATTTCAAAGTACAAGGAGCGTCGCCGGGAGACCGAGAACCGGATCCGTCGTACCCAGGAAAATCTGGAACGTCTGACCGACCTGCGGGACGAACTGGGACGTCAGCTTCAACACCTTGAACGTCAGGCGGCCGCTGCGGAGAAATACAAGGCCTACAAGCACGAAGAACGTCAGAAGAAAGCCGAGCTGACGGTGCTGCGCTGGCAGTCACTGGATAACGATCTTCAGACGTGGCGGGCAAAAATCCGCGACACGGAACTGGAGTTGGAAAAGCTGCTGACCGAACGGGTGAATCTGGAAACCTCGCTGGAATCCCTGCGAGAGAACCATCTAGACCGGACCGAGCATTTCAACAAGGCCCAGGCCCGCTATTACGAAGCGGGTGCGGACATTGCCCGGATCGAGCAAAGCCTGGAGCACCAGCGCGAGCGCAGTCGTCAGACGGCGGCCGAACTCGACCAGGCCATGGCCAACCAGCGGGAACTTGCCCGGGAACTGGAGCAGGACGAAGACAAGCTTACTGGAATCCAGGAAGAGCTCGACATGATGGAGCCGGAGCAGGAAGCGCTGGCGCTTCGGTCTGAGGAGTCGGGTGAGAAACTGCAGATGGCGGAAGACGCCATGAGTGAATGGCAGCAGAAGTGGGAAGACTTCAGTAGCCGCTCGTCGGATGCGCGGCGGCAGGCTGAGCTCTCCCAGTCCCGGATTCGGTCGCTGGAAGAGGCCATTGAGCAGCTTCGAGGCCGTTATCGGAAGCTGGAGGATGAGCAGGCCCTACTGGATGGTCAGATGGACCGGGCTGAACTCGAGGAGTTGCAGGAACAAAAGGAAACGCTGGAGCTGCAGAGAGAGGAAGCTTCCGAGCGAATTGCGAGCATCCAGGAAGACCTGTACGAAGCGAGGCAGGACCAGCGCGAGGCGGAACAGGCCGCAGGTGAGGAGCGCCAGAGAGTTCAGAGCCTGAGGGCGGCTCTGGAATCGCAGCAGGCCCTGCTTGATGAGCAGCTCGGAGGGCAGGACGACGCGCTGCAGGGTTGGCTGTCTGAGCATGGGTTGACGGATGCGCCACGGGTCGCCAGCCAGCTACGAATTGATAACGGTTGGGAGTTCGCCGTCGAGCAGGTAATTGGCCGGTTCACCCACGGTCTCTCGTTGCCGGGAATCGATCACCTGGCGGCGGCCATGAGTTCGGCGCCGAAAGGTTTGGCGCTGGTCAGCGCCGGTTCGGCCGAGGCGAGTGCTTCTGAGCCTGACGGCCTGGCTGACAAGGTGTCGGGCGTTCCGGCTGTGTCTGCGTTAATGGCGGGCATCCGGACCGTCGAAACGTTGTCCGATGCCCTTGGTATGCGGTCTGGCCTGGCGGAGCGCGAGAGCGTTATAACGCCCGACGGCGTGTGGGTATCTCGTGACTGGGTTCTGATGCCGGATTCCGATGCGGGCCAGGTGGGTGTCATTGAACGCCAGAAGAAAGTCAGTGAGCTGGAGGCCCAGCTGGCCCAGGCCGAGGCATCGCTGGCGCAGGCCAGTGACCGGCTGGACGGCCTTCAGGAACGGGTTGAAAGGGCTGAGTCGGCACGGGATGAAGCCCAAGCGAAACTCAGTGATGCCGATCGGGAACTGAGCGGGTTGTCATCGAAAATCAGCGGGCTCCGGGCGCGGGCGGAGCAGATCGATGCGCGCCTGCAGAGAATCCGGGAAGACCTTTCGGACGTTTCCCTCAACCTGGAGAGCCAGGAGGAGAGTTTGCGGGAAGCCCGGGAAGAGTGGCAGCAGGCGCTGGCCTCCACCGAAGACAGCGACGAAGAGAAAGAGCGCCTCTTGGAACAGCGTGATGGTTTGCGGGAAAACCTGGATCGGCTCCGGCACGACGCCCGGCACGACCGGGATCACGCCCATCAGCTACAGCTGCAATTGCAGTCCCTGAACAGTCAACGGGACGGGCTCAAGCAGACGATTGAGCGCATGCAGTTGCAGAAAGAACGGATTGAGGAACGCCTGGAGATACTGCGGGAGTCCCGGGAAAGCGCGGAGGAACCGATTGAGGACCTCCAGATGCAACTGGAAGGCTTGCTGGACCGGCGTCTGGCCGAAGAGGAAAAGCTGGGCGCGGCCCGTGACGGGCTCGAAGAGATCGACCGGGAGGTCCGGGACAAGGAACAGGGTCGCAGCCGGATTGATCATCAGATTCAGGACGTGCGCTCGAAGCTTGAGAAACTCAAAATGGAGTCGCAGGCGCTGGAGATCCGCTCCGGCAACCACATTGAGCAGCTTCAGGAGCTGGATGTGAAGCTTCAGGAAGTCCTGGAGCATTTGCCAGAGGGCGCCAATGAGAAGGACTGGGCCGACGAACTGGAGAAAATTGGTAACCGGATTCAAAGGCTCGGCGCAATCAACCTTGCCGCGATCGAGGAGTACCAGGTTCAAAGTGAGCGGAAGACCTACCTGGACAGCCAGAATGACGACCTTATGGAGGCGCTGGAGACCCTGGACAATGCGATCCGCAAGATCGACCGGGAGACCCGTCAGCGTTTCAAGGAAACCTTCGACCAGGTTAACGGGGGGCTACAGGCCCTTTTCCCGAAAGTATTTGGAGGGGGTAACGCCTACCTGGAGCTGACCGGGGAGGACCTGCTGGAAACGGGCGTTGCCATCATGGCCCGCCCCCCTGGTAAGAAGAACAGTACAATCCACCTGCTTTCCGGTGGAGAGAAGGCGTTGACCGCCATTGCGCTGGTCTTTTCAATCTTCCAGTTGAATCCGGCACCGTTCTGTATGTTGGACGAGGTGGATGCTCCGCTGGATGACGCCAACGTTGGGCGCTACGCCAACATGGTCAAGGAAATGTCGAAACAGGTTCAATTCATCTACATCACCCACAACAAGATTGCTATGGAAATGGCCGATCAGCTTATGGGGGTGACCATGCACGAGCCGGGTTGTTCCCGTCTGGTGTCGGTGGATGTGGAAGAGGCGGCAGCGCTGGCGGAAGCCTGA